From a region of the Geothrix sp. 21YS21S-2 genome:
- a CDS encoding PAS domain-containing sensor histidine kinase has translation MQHPSQAPPKPDPGAARAGARGHRARMKIGALQDAIFNSANFSSIATDARGVIQIFNVGAERMLGYEAREVVDTCTPADISDPEELLARARDLSLELGTPIAPGFEALVFKASRGIEDIYELTYVRKDGSRFPALLSVTALRDAREAIIGYLLIGTDNSARKRIEAEQEKLAQRLRNNQFYTRSLFESNVDALVTVAPSGFIMDVNRQMEALTGCTRDELIGAPFRKFFTDPDSAQASLVQVLAAGKVTNCPLTVLALDGHETEVSCNATTFHDRDRSLEGVFVAARDITEARRMEAVLQAKNAELEHAKVVAEKANLAKSEFLSGMSHELRSPLNAILGFAQLMDSAQPPPSDSQKASLKQILNAGWYLLRLINEILDLAVVESGKLSISVEPVSLSEVLAECQAMIAPQAGKRDLRLEFEELDTPRFVLADRVRLKQVVLNFLSNAIKYNRPGGTVTVASSVLPSGRVRIGIQDTGAGLPPAMVEQLFQAFNRLGHEDGAEEGTGIGLVMSKVLVELMGGEVGVDSVEGVGSTFWFELKGTPAPRMPAEGARQRPAARPRAPRGSALRTVLYVEDNAANLELVQELVARRPDLHLLTADEGQLGVDLAREHLPEVILMDINLPGISGTEALALLREDPATAHIPVLAISANAMVSDVRAGLDLGFFRYLTKPINVQQFMEALDLALDHADRNPGAADEVPPR, from the coding sequence ATGCAGCACCCGTCCCAAGCGCCTCCGAAACCCGACCCGGGTGCGGCCAGGGCGGGGGCGCGCGGCCACAGGGCGCGCATGAAGATCGGGGCGCTGCAGGACGCCATCTTCAACAGCGCGAACTTCTCGAGCATCGCGACGGACGCGCGGGGCGTGATCCAGATCTTCAACGTCGGGGCCGAGCGCATGCTGGGCTACGAGGCCCGGGAGGTGGTCGACACCTGCACGCCGGCCGACATCTCGGATCCGGAGGAGCTGCTCGCGCGGGCCCGGGACCTGAGCCTGGAACTGGGGACGCCCATCGCGCCCGGGTTCGAGGCCCTGGTGTTCAAGGCCTCGCGGGGCATCGAGGACATCTACGAGCTGACCTACGTCCGCAAGGACGGTTCCCGGTTCCCGGCGCTGCTGTCGGTCACCGCCCTGCGGGACGCCCGGGAGGCCATCATCGGGTACCTGCTCATCGGCACCGACAACTCGGCCCGCAAGCGGATCGAGGCCGAGCAGGAGAAGCTCGCCCAGCGCCTGCGGAACAACCAGTTCTACACGCGCTCCCTCTTCGAATCCAACGTGGACGCCCTGGTCACCGTCGCCCCCTCCGGCTTCATCATGGATGTGAACCGGCAGATGGAGGCCCTGACCGGATGCACCCGGGACGAGCTGATCGGCGCGCCCTTCCGGAAGTTCTTCACCGACCCCGACAGCGCCCAGGCCTCCCTCGTCCAGGTCCTGGCCGCGGGGAAGGTCACCAACTGCCCGCTCACCGTCCTGGCCCTCGACGGCCACGAGACGGAGGTCTCCTGCAACGCCACCACCTTCCATGACCGGGACCGCAGCCTGGAGGGCGTGTTCGTGGCCGCCCGGGACATCACCGAGGCCCGGCGCATGGAGGCGGTGCTCCAGGCCAAGAACGCCGAGCTGGAGCACGCCAAGGTCGTGGCGGAGAAGGCCAACCTCGCCAAGTCCGAGTTCCTGTCCGGCATGAGCCACGAGCTGCGCTCGCCCCTCAACGCCATCCTCGGCTTCGCCCAGCTGATGGATTCCGCCCAGCCGCCGCCCTCGGATTCGCAGAAGGCGAGCCTCAAGCAGATCCTGAACGCGGGCTGGTACCTGTTGCGCCTGATCAACGAGATCCTGGACCTGGCGGTGGTGGAGTCCGGCAAGCTGTCCATTTCGGTGGAGCCGGTGTCCCTCTCCGAGGTGCTGGCCGAGTGCCAGGCCATGATCGCCCCCCAGGCCGGGAAGCGGGACCTGCGGCTGGAATTCGAGGAACTGGACACGCCGCGCTTCGTGCTGGCCGACCGGGTGCGGCTCAAGCAGGTCGTCCTGAATTTCCTTTCCAACGCCATCAAGTACAACCGCCCCGGCGGGACGGTCACGGTGGCCAGCTCCGTCCTGCCCTCCGGACGCGTGCGGATCGGCATCCAGGACACCGGGGCGGGGCTCCCTCCCGCCATGGTGGAGCAGCTCTTCCAGGCCTTCAACCGGCTCGGCCACGAGGACGGCGCGGAGGAGGGCACGGGCATCGGCCTGGTCATGAGCAAGGTGCTGGTGGAGCTCATGGGCGGCGAGGTCGGCGTGGACAGCGTGGAGGGGGTCGGAAGCACCTTCTGGTTCGAGCTGAAGGGGACGCCCGCGCCCCGGATGCCCGCGGAAGGGGCCCGCCAGCGCCCGGCGGCCCGGCCCCGGGCGCCACGGGGCTCGGCCCTGCGCACGGTGCTCTACGTCGAGGACAACGCGGCCAACCTGGAGCTGGTCCAGGAACTGGTCGCCCGCCGTCCGGACCTCCACTTGCTCACGGCCGACGAAGGCCAGCTCGGGGTCGACCTGGCGCGGGAACACCTTCCCGAAGTGATCCTCATGGATATCAACCTCCCCGGCATCAGCGGCACCGAGGCCCTGGCCCTCCTGCGGGAGGATCCGGCCACCGCCCACATCCCGGTGCTGGCCATCAGCGCCAACGCCATGGTCAGCGACGTCAGGGCCGGCCTCGACCTGGGCTTCTTCCGCTACCTCACCAAGCCCATCAACGTTCAACAATTCATGGAAGCACTGGACCTGGCCCTGGACCACGCGGACCGGAACCCTGGGGCTGCCGACGAGGTGCCCCCCCGATGA
- the cls gene encoding cardiolipin synthase, with product MRRAHPVQAARLAAIGFGLVGALSCTGLPEIHYQRKPPAPGAKVTIENARGAVEKDRAEALLGRHPGDSRAGTRERALLEEAATGRPLLAGNAVQLLFDGPETMGAMLASISAAKRSINLETYIFDPDELGQTFSDLLIAKQREGVQVNIIYDCVGTAGTPEAFFDRMRDAGIRLCPYHPINPFKRLGRWKVNNRDHRKILVVDGAVAFTGGANISGTYLHGSLFRRKGRGRTNLGWRDTHLRIEGPAAAALQELFVQTWLVQMKEDLHTPDYFPAPREAGDTLVRVVGSQPGGDFEIYRAYVLAIDQAARTIHLTAAYFVPDARIVQALVRAARRGVEVEIILTSLTDSGFVQHASQSYYQEFLDAGVRLYQLKSSILHAKTAVIDGAWSTVGSTNLDMRSFLFNKEVNVIVLGTPFGGEMEKAFREDKANSDEITSSGWARRSRADRVREWVARRLARWL from the coding sequence TTGAGACGCGCGCACCCCGTGCAGGCCGCCAGGCTCGCAGCCATCGGGTTCGGCCTCGTGGGGGCCCTGTCCTGCACGGGGCTTCCGGAGATCCACTACCAGCGCAAACCCCCCGCCCCGGGCGCGAAGGTGACCATCGAGAACGCGCGGGGCGCCGTGGAGAAGGACAGGGCGGAGGCGCTCCTCGGCCGCCACCCGGGCGACTCCCGGGCCGGGACCCGGGAACGGGCCCTCCTGGAGGAGGCGGCCACGGGCCGTCCCCTCCTGGCTGGCAACGCGGTCCAGCTCCTGTTCGACGGACCCGAGACCATGGGCGCCATGCTGGCGAGCATCTCCGCGGCCAAGCGGTCGATCAACCTGGAGACGTACATCTTCGACCCGGACGAGCTCGGCCAGACCTTCTCCGACCTGCTGATCGCCAAACAGCGGGAGGGCGTGCAGGTGAACATCATCTACGACTGCGTGGGGACCGCCGGGACCCCCGAGGCCTTCTTCGACCGCATGCGCGACGCCGGGATCCGCCTGTGCCCCTACCATCCCATCAACCCCTTCAAGCGCCTGGGCCGGTGGAAGGTCAACAACCGGGACCACCGCAAGATCCTTGTGGTGGACGGGGCCGTGGCCTTCACCGGGGGCGCCAACATCAGCGGGACCTACCTGCACGGCTCCCTGTTCCGGAGGAAGGGCAGGGGCCGGACGAACCTGGGCTGGCGCGACACCCACCTGCGGATCGAGGGACCCGCCGCGGCGGCCCTCCAGGAACTCTTCGTCCAGACCTGGCTGGTCCAGATGAAGGAGGACCTGCACACCCCGGATTATTTCCCGGCCCCGCGGGAGGCGGGCGACACCCTCGTCCGCGTCGTGGGCAGCCAGCCCGGGGGCGATTTCGAGATCTACCGGGCCTACGTCCTGGCCATTGACCAGGCGGCCCGAACCATCCACCTCACGGCCGCCTATTTCGTGCCCGACGCCCGGATCGTCCAGGCCCTGGTGCGGGCCGCCCGCCGGGGCGTGGAGGTGGAGATCATCCTCACGTCCCTCACGGACAGCGGTTTCGTCCAGCACGCCAGCCAGTCGTACTACCAGGAGTTCCTGGATGCCGGCGTGCGCCTCTACCAGCTGAAGAGCTCCATCCTCCACGCCAAGACGGCCGTCATCGACGGCGCCTGGTCCACGGTCGGTTCCACCAACCTGGACATGCGCAGCTTCCTCTTCAACAAGGAAGTCAACGTCATCGTCCTGGGCACCCCTTTCGGGGGCGAGATGGAAAAGGCCTTCCGCGAGGACAAGGCCAATTCGGACGAGATCACCTCCTCCGGGTGGGCCAGGCGATCCCGCGCGGACCGGGTGCGGGAGTGGGTCGCGAGGCGGCTGGCGCGTTGGCTCTGA
- a CDS encoding response regulator — MIQPAEILNARILVVDDQEANVILLEQMLKAAGYTSIRSTMEPERVCELHLEHAFDLIILDLNMPGMDGFAVMENLKTIETGSYIPVLVVTAQSDHKLRALRAGARDFISKPFELAEVLVRVRNLIEVRLLNRKSLELVARVVAEKGVSRRLLLDLLPVARAVAPEGAASENWAEVAVLFLDIVEFTALSERAEAQALIGVLDEISGRHDPDRAFDRDRTVGNAYLVTSGLSNAQACTTIDATEKALDLAEALDRFNALNPFKLKVGLTIGGRASQL; from the coding sequence ATGATCCAGCCCGCCGAAATCCTCAACGCCCGGATCCTCGTCGTCGACGACCAGGAAGCCAACGTAATCCTCCTTGAGCAGATGCTGAAGGCGGCGGGCTACACCTCCATCCGGTCGACGATGGAACCGGAGCGGGTCTGCGAACTGCACCTGGAGCACGCCTTCGACCTGATCATCCTGGACCTGAACATGCCCGGCATGGACGGCTTCGCCGTCATGGAGAACCTGAAGACCATCGAGACCGGGAGCTACATCCCCGTGCTCGTCGTCACCGCCCAGTCCGATCACAAGCTGCGGGCCCTTCGGGCCGGCGCGCGCGATTTCATCAGCAAGCCCTTCGAGCTCGCCGAAGTGCTGGTGCGGGTGCGCAACCTCATCGAGGTGCGGCTGCTGAACCGGAAATCGTTGGAACTCGTCGCGCGGGTGGTGGCGGAAAAGGGCGTGTCGCGGCGCCTCCTGCTCGACCTGCTGCCGGTGGCGCGCGCGGTGGCCCCGGAAGGAGCCGCCTCGGAGAACTGGGCGGAAGTGGCCGTGCTGTTCCTGGATATCGTCGAGTTCACGGCCCTGTCGGAACGGGCGGAGGCCCAGGCCCTGATCGGGGTCCTGGACGAGATCTCCGGCCGGCATGATCCGGACCGGGCCTTCGACCGGGACCGGACGGTGGGCAACGCCTATCTGGTGACCAGCGGCCTGTCGAATGCCCAGGCCTGCACCACCATCGACGCGACGGAGAAGGCCCTGGACCTCGCCGAGGCCCTGGACCGGTTCAATGCCCTGAATCCCTTCAAGCTGAAGGTCGGCCTGACCATCGGCGGCCGGGCTTCGCAGCTCTGA
- a CDS encoding sigma-54-dependent Fis family transcriptional regulator: MRADDLDHKELLEMDAEGGVIRFAGQRAILLDAVAMGLLRKYLVENFGVTAARTVLTQFGFAHGWRMAEAMLAEFTWDNDEQWRQAGARIHTLGGLFRLEPGSADALSTEGALLTASYEAEQHLLHFGRADAPTCWTICGLISGYLTRTSGKEIFVLEDRCVGDGHANCHLFGRTREEWGDERSSELRFFEAKTLKDCLDVSLHRVTETLKAAERKLREHNRALTLAVPELAEPVLGVVVKSEAMRRIVDLARRVAKVDSTVLITGESGSGKERIARVVHEESTRASGPFIAVNCGAITESLLESELFGHARGAFTGASQDRPGLFEAANRGTLLLDEIGEVTPAMQVKLLRAIQEREIRRVGENKVRKVDVRIIAATNRNLAQCVTDGAFRQDLYYRLKVVELHVPALRDRREDILPLARVLLAGSALWMKRKISGFSPAAADQLLRYAWPGNVRELENAMERAVALAPGTRVEVEDLPEEVRQAPGKPVAIPGQVQPLEDVERDYILSVLELNKGNQTHAARQLKIGTATLYRKLKSYGVGGVVPA; this comes from the coding sequence ATGCGCGCCGATGATCTGGACCACAAGGAACTGCTGGAAATGGACGCGGAGGGCGGCGTCATCCGCTTCGCGGGGCAGCGGGCCATCCTGCTGGACGCCGTGGCCATGGGCCTGCTGCGCAAGTACCTGGTGGAGAACTTCGGCGTGACGGCCGCCCGCACGGTTCTCACCCAGTTCGGCTTCGCCCACGGCTGGCGCATGGCCGAAGCCATGCTGGCCGAGTTCACGTGGGACAACGACGAGCAGTGGCGGCAGGCCGGCGCCCGCATCCACACCCTGGGCGGCCTCTTCCGGCTGGAGCCGGGCAGCGCGGACGCGCTGTCCACCGAGGGCGCCCTGCTCACGGCCTCCTACGAGGCCGAGCAGCACCTCCTGCATTTCGGCCGGGCCGACGCCCCCACGTGCTGGACCATCTGCGGCCTCATCAGCGGCTACCTCACCCGCACCTCGGGCAAGGAGATCTTCGTCCTGGAGGACCGCTGCGTGGGGGACGGGCATGCGAACTGCCACCTGTTCGGGCGCACGCGGGAGGAATGGGGGGACGAGCGCTCCTCGGAACTGCGGTTCTTCGAGGCCAAGACCCTCAAGGACTGCCTGGACGTGTCCCTCCACCGGGTCACGGAGACGCTGAAGGCGGCCGAGCGAAAGCTGCGGGAGCACAACCGGGCCCTGACCCTGGCGGTGCCGGAGCTGGCCGAGCCCGTGCTGGGCGTCGTCGTCAAGAGCGAGGCCATGCGCCGGATCGTGGACCTGGCCCGGCGCGTGGCCAAGGTCGACTCCACCGTGCTGATCACGGGCGAAAGCGGTTCGGGCAAGGAGCGCATCGCCCGGGTGGTGCACGAGGAGTCCACGCGGGCCTCGGGCCCCTTCATCGCCGTCAACTGCGGCGCCATCACCGAGTCGCTGCTGGAGAGCGAGCTGTTCGGCCACGCGCGGGGCGCCTTCACCGGCGCCAGCCAGGACCGCCCCGGGCTCTTCGAGGCCGCCAACCGGGGCACCCTCCTTCTGGACGAGATCGGGGAGGTCACGCCCGCCATGCAGGTCAAGCTGCTCCGTGCCATCCAGGAACGGGAGATCCGGCGCGTGGGCGAGAACAAGGTACGGAAGGTGGATGTGCGCATCATCGCCGCCACCAACCGCAACCTCGCCCAGTGCGTGACCGACGGGGCCTTCCGGCAGGATCTCTACTACCGGCTGAAGGTCGTGGAGCTGCACGTGCCCGCGCTCCGGGACCGCCGGGAGGACATCCTCCCCCTGGCGCGGGTGCTGCTGGCGGGCTCGGCGCTGTGGATGAAGCGGAAGATCTCCGGGTTCTCGCCGGCCGCGGCCGACCAGCTCCTGCGGTACGCCTGGCCCGGCAACGTGCGCGAGCTGGAGAATGCCATGGAGCGCGCGGTGGCCCTCGCGCCGGGCACGCGGGTCGAGGTCGAGGACCTCCCCGAGGAAGTGCGCCAGGCCCCCGGCAAGCCGGTGGCCATCCCCGGCCAGGTCCAGCCCCTGGAGGACGTGGAGCGGGACTACATCCTCTCCGTCCTGGAGCTGAACAAGGGCAACCAGACCCATGCCGCCCGGCAGCTCAAGATCGGGACCGCGACCCTGTACCGCAAGTTGAAGAGCTACGGAGTCGGCGGGGTCGTTCCGGCCTGA